A stretch of the Blastocatellia bacterium genome encodes the following:
- a CDS encoding cation diffusion facilitator family transporter: MSAISSKNNYSKKVERVLLIILLLNIVVVIIKGVTSWLTSSLTVLTDTIHSSMDAANNIVGILIIRYASAPPDKEHPYGHDKFETLGAFSIAAFLSVTCFEISSRAIQQIVSGQTPVTNIGKSTYLMMLLTIVINIFVAKYEANQGKQLNSHLLIADAGHTMSDVYVTLSVILSLLFSWFGYGQIDAVLRLLLQGLLLIKVIKFFVKPFLF; this comes from the coding sequence GTGTCAGCAATCTCTAGTAAAAATAATTATTCAAAAAAAGTTGAGCGAGTTTTATTGATTATTTTGCTACTAAATATAGTAGTAGTAATTATAAAAGGCGTTACAAGTTGGTTAACTTCTTCATTAACTGTTCTTACAGATACTATTCATTCTTCAATGGATGCAGCAAATAATATAGTAGGAATATTAATTATTCGTTATGCTTCAGCACCACCTGATAAAGAACATCCTTACGGGCATGATAAATTTGAGACTTTAGGAGCTTTCTCAATTGCTGCTTTTCTTTCTGTGACTTGTTTTGAAATTTCTAGCCGAGCTATACAACAAATTGTGTCAGGACAAACACCTGTTACTAATATTGGAAAAAGCACTTATTTAATGATGCTTTTAACAATTGTTATTAATATTTTTGTAGCTAAATATGAAGCAAATCAAGGAAAGCAACTTAATAGTCATTTGTTAATAGCTGATGCTGGGCATACAATGTCAGATGTCTATGTTACATTGTCAGTAATACTAAGTTTACTTTTTAGTTGGTTTGGATATGGTCAAATAGATGCGGTTTTGCGCTTGCTATTGCAGGGTTTATTGCTTATCAAAGTTATCAAATTTTTCGTCAAACCATTCCTGTTTTAG
- a CDS encoding trypsin-like peptidase domain-containing protein has product MVLVKTSANKISSGSGFMITNDGLFVTNCHVIEDWQEIAVKLNNSEKIYLVDAINCDTKKDLAILRFRETGNYPILDLEENFTASLGDDVVILGYPLGTKLGVEVTLSTGIISSTRNISNVSMVQTNAAINHGNSGGPMISRRSGKVIGIVTAKVRDSESIGLAININELKSIVSK; this is encoded by the coding sequence ATGGTACTAGTAAAAACTTCTGCAAATAAAATAAGTTCTGGCTCTGGATTTATGATTACAAATGATGGGCTATTTGTTACTAATTGTCATGTTATTGAAGATTGGCAAGAAATAGCAGTTAAGCTTAATAATAGTGAAAAGATTTATCTTGTTGATGCTATTAATTGTGATACAAAAAAGGACTTAGCCATTTTACGTTTTCGAGAAACAGGAAATTATCCTATTTTAGATTTAGAGGAAAATTTTACTGCTAGTTTAGGTGATGATGTGGTTATTTTAGGCTATCCATTAGGCACTAAACTTGGTGTAGAAGTTACTTTATCTACAGGAATTATAAGCAGCACTCGAAATATTTCTAATGTTAGTATGGTACAAACCAATGCAGCAATAAATCATGGAAATTCTGGTGGGCCAATGATTTCACGTCGTAGCGGTAAGGTTATAGGCATAGTTACTGCTAAAGTAAGAGATAGTGAATCCATTGGGCTAGCAATTAATATTAATGAACTTAAATCCATAGTTAGTAAATAA
- a CDS encoding universal stress protein, whose amino-acid sequence MAHYGRDSKKEYLFGTTTDKILRAAKCPVLVTRYY is encoded by the coding sequence TTGGCGCATTATGGTAGGGACTCTAAGAAAGAATATTTATTTGGTACAACTACAGATAAAATCTTACGTGCGGCCAAATGTCCTGTTTTAGTAACTAGGTATTATTAA
- a CDS encoding SUMF1/EgtB/PvdO family nonheme iron enzyme, translating to MPVTGISLMDAKAFAEWKAKKTGFAYRLPKEAEWELAARGAKGRNFPWGDEWKANLANVKAAEGRLANVGSFTQGNSPEGVADLLGNVAEWIDEPLKVYPNGKAVITAELWVVRGGAYDSLPTQVHGASRSGAVAEKQDYPNIGFRCVISASEIK from the coding sequence ATGCCTGTAACAGGTATAAGCTTAATGGATGCAAAAGCTTTTGCTGAATGGAAAGCTAAAAAAACAGGTTTTGCTTATCGACTTCCTAAAGAAGCAGAATGGGAGCTAGCTGCACGAGGAGCAAAGGGAAGAAATTTCCCTTGGGGCGATGAGTGGAAAGCTAATTTAGCTAATGTTAAGGCAGCAGAAGGACGACTAGCTAATGTTGGAAGTTTTACACAAGGAAATAGCCCTGAAGGTGTAGCTGATTTGTTAGGCAATGTTGCAGAATGGATAGATGAGCCGCTAAAAGTTTACCCAAATGGCAAAGCTGTTATTACTGCTGAACTTTGGGTTGTTCGAGGAGGAGCTTATGATAGTCTTCCTACGCAAGTACATGGAGCTAGTCGAAGTGGAGCAGTAGCAGAAAAGCAGGATTATCCAAATATAGGTTTTCGATGTGTAATTAGTGCTAGCGAAATTAAATAA
- a CDS encoding universal stress protein — protein MSTTKSQTYPSISLPKASIKRILCASSLTPESDQALDYALLLARSYSAKLFCFYSIEKFDETNDAAYIDVETNFTKSLAAYLSPSDVPIPDWEVIVSQGDPANKIVSTAIEQEIDLIVMLSRRRPLAAALLGSTTEIVCKVAPCPILVIHPNEKSWVNDETGKVELSRILVGCDFSKYSKQAFSYALEFAKTYGSSIDLLHTLPKNISTGSPVFGNPVHQSMNHMEQLIPETDKELKITRFVAEGEPTKNC, from the coding sequence ATGTCAACAACAAAATCGCAAACTTATCCATCAATATCACTACCCAAAGCCAGCATTAAACGCATTTTATGTGCTAGCTCACTTACTCCCGAATCTGATCAAGCTTTAGACTATGCTTTATTACTAGCACGTTCATACAGTGCCAAACTCTTTTGTTTTTACTCTATAGAAAAATTTGATGAAACAAATGACGCTGCTTATATTGATGTAGAAACTAATTTTACTAAATCTCTAGCTGCTTATTTAAGTCCTTCAGATGTTCCAATTCCAGATTGGGAAGTAATTGTTAGCCAAGGAGATCCAGCTAATAAAATTGTTTCAACTGCAATAGAACAAGAAATAGATTTAATTGTTATGCTCTCACGCCGTCGCCCATTAGCAGCCGCCCTGCTTGGTTCTACAACCGAAATAGTTTGTAAAGTTGCTCCCTGTCCTATATTGGTAATTCATCCAAATGAAAAATCCTGGGTTAATGATGAAACTGGCAAAGTAGAGCTTTCACGCATTTTAGTAGGATGTGATTTCTCTAAATATTCTAAACAAGCTTTTTCTTATGCTTTAGAATTTGCAAAAACTTATGGCTCATCAATAGATTTACTACATACTTTACCTAAAAATATTTCTACTGGTTCTCCTGTTTTTGGTAATCCTGTACATCAAAGTATGAATCATATGGAGCAATTAATTCCAGAGACAGACAAAGAGTTAAAAATTACTCGTTTTGTTGCTGAAGGAGAGCCTACCAAGAATTGTTAG
- a CDS encoding tetratricopeptide repeat protein has product MRREYAVASVGSGLLILLFTYIFMGINGQVYARTLTMQISFPLVILATALAWLLATYLATQMARTVVASLVSLVLILLSSIFSLIEQDDYLARRKGEITARFGQGDYESSKAAIEPLESLIAISPKDWQLQLMLGRAYVKATYYEKAVQCLNLALNLNANNAEIYNELGLALLGKNEKEAAIKNFRQAINLSQPKIYREAYQNLAGALDMAYIDGATLTMGRSDNVLDSPVHSVIVEGFLMDKFEVTNQDYLEFIKDTKHIAPSIWTSDSPKTEKCL; this is encoded by the coding sequence ATGAGACGAGAATATGCTGTAGCCAGTGTTGGTTCAGGTTTGCTAATACTTTTATTTACTTATATTTTTATGGGAATAAATGGTCAAGTTTACGCTCGTACTTTGACCATGCAGATTAGTTTTCCTTTGGTTATTCTTGCAACTGCTCTAGCTTGGCTTTTGGCGACCTATCTTGCAACTCAAATGGCACGAACAGTTGTTGCTAGTTTAGTTAGTTTAGTCCTAATACTTCTTAGTAGTATATTTAGCTTAATAGAGCAAGATGATTATTTAGCTCGTCGTAAAGGGGAAATTACTGCTCGTTTTGGACAAGGTGATTATGAGTCGTCAAAAGCCGCAATTGAGCCTTTAGAGTCGCTAATTGCTATTTCTCCTAAAGATTGGCAGCTACAGTTAATGCTAGGGCGGGCCTATGTAAAAGCTACTTACTATGAAAAGGCTGTCCAGTGCTTAAATCTAGCTCTTAACTTAAATGCTAATAATGCTGAGATTTACAATGAATTAGGGTTAGCTTTATTAGGTAAAAATGAAAAAGAAGCAGCAATCAAAAATTTTCGTCAAGCTATAAACTTATCACAGCCTAAAATTTACCGGGAAGCTTATCAAAACTTAGCTGGTGCTTTAGATATGGCTTATATTGACGGTGCAACATTAACAATGGGACGTAGTGATAATGTTCTAGATTCGCCTGTCCATAGCGTTATTGTAGAAGGTTTTTTAATGGATAAATTTGAGGTGACTAATCAAGATTACTTAGAATTTATTAAAGATACTAAGCATATTGCTCCAAGCATTTGGACTAGCGACAGCCCAAAGACAGAAAAATGCCTGTAA